One stretch of Chitinophaga pendula DNA includes these proteins:
- a CDS encoding sigma factor, protein MEDFSHLDILITKWLNEGDLHFKAVFDHCYPRILQYATAFISDQLLREELAMNVLLKIWRLKEKINHLDDLNNYFFIMMRNEVISHLRKKKHDTIPTLPDNVSNTISHQQL, encoded by the coding sequence ATGGAAGATTTTTCTCACCTCGATATACTGATCACTAAATGGCTGAATGAGGGCGACCTGCATTTCAAAGCCGTATTCGATCATTGTTACCCTCGCATACTCCAATATGCCACAGCATTCATCTCCGATCAACTACTACGCGAAGAACTAGCCATGAACGTCCTCCTCAAAATATGGCGCCTCAAAGAAAAGATCAATCACCTCGATGACCTCAACAACTACTTCTTCATCATGATGCGCAATGAAGTGATCAGCCACCTCCGCAAAAAGAAACATGATACCATACCCACACTCCCCGATAACGTATCAAACACTATATCCCATCAGCAGCTATAA
- a CDS encoding ComC/BlpC family leader-containing pheromone/bacteriocin has protein sequence MKKKTQFEKITRTQLKKIKGGGTVMKTMRSCGPSCTTAENVLFCFEQGCGCYGTYCAFN, from the coding sequence ATGAAAAAGAAAACCCAATTTGAAAAAATCACCCGTACCCAACTCAAAAAAATCAAAGGTGGAGGTACCGTCATGAAAACAATGCGCTCCTGCGGCCCCAGCTGCACAACCGCAGAAAACGTCCTGTTTTGTTTCGAACAGGGCTGCGGTTGCTACGGCACCTACTGTGCATTTAACTAA